ACGCGGCGATACGTCGCCCTGGGTCGGCAAGTTCCTCCGCTAAAGCGCGCCAGGTTCCTGGGACACGTCACCGCATCAGGTCTATGCCGAACCGCCGATTCACCAAAAAGGATCTTGCCAAATACAACGGCAAACACGGCGCGGCATCCTTCGTCGCGTACCAGGGCAAGGTATACGATGTGACGCGCAGTTTTCTGTGGCAAGCCGGTACTCATCAGGTGATTCACACTGCCGGCGCGGACTTGACCGCCGAATTGGCTCAAGCGCCTCATGGAGCAGAGATGCTTGAGAAATTTCCGGTTGTCGCAGAACTGA
The Chloroflexota bacterium genome window above contains:
- a CDS encoding cytochrome B5 yields the protein MPNRRFTKKDLAKYNGKHGAASFVAYQGKVYDVTRSFLWQAGTHQVIHTAGADLTAELAQAPHGAEMLEKFPVVAELTEE